The following are encoded in a window of Arthrobacter sp. OAP107 genomic DNA:
- a CDS encoding MFS transporter — MSTVKHGQRGPATDNRRVAFATIIGTTVEWYDFFIYANAAGLVFAKLFFEPAGADIGILISFASVGLSFLFRPLGAFLAGHFGDRLGRRAMLVITLIMMGAATTLIGVLPTFETAGIAAPVLLLLLRILQGISAGGEWGGAVLMAVEHAPRGRRGLFGAFPQLGVPLGMLLASGVLALMSGVVSPGAAFVQWGWRIPFLLSFVLIVVGFMVRRSVEESPVFEEIAQKKQQTRVPIVELFRKHWLLVIIAALVFAGNNAAGYMTTGGYILSYAANPAGLAMDRTEVLLAVTGSAALWFIFTLISGYLADGIGRKKTYLIGYGCLIVTVFPLFWLVNTGNIWALFLGLALFTVGLGLTYGPQAALYSELFPASIRFSGVAISYALGAIIGGAFAPMIATALVQATGTTASVSVYLLIVALVSTAAVLVIRERQGIDLGINNQAEQEVGATVFDRRRADSADAAKAAAGV; from the coding sequence TTGAGCACTGTCAAGCACGGACAGCGCGGCCCGGCAACGGATAACCGCCGGGTAGCGTTCGCCACCATCATCGGCACCACCGTCGAGTGGTACGACTTCTTCATCTACGCCAACGCCGCGGGCCTGGTGTTCGCGAAGCTGTTCTTCGAACCCGCCGGCGCCGACATCGGCATCCTGATTTCCTTCGCCTCGGTGGGACTCAGCTTCCTGTTCCGTCCGCTGGGCGCCTTCCTGGCCGGGCACTTCGGCGACCGCCTGGGCCGCCGTGCCATGCTGGTCATCACGCTGATCATGATGGGGGCGGCCACCACCCTCATCGGAGTGCTGCCGACCTTCGAGACGGCCGGTATTGCTGCGCCCGTCCTGCTGCTGCTCCTGCGCATCCTGCAGGGCATTTCGGCCGGCGGCGAATGGGGCGGGGCTGTCCTGATGGCCGTAGAGCACGCACCCCGCGGCAGGCGCGGCCTGTTCGGTGCCTTCCCGCAACTGGGCGTTCCGCTGGGCATGCTGCTGGCCTCCGGTGTGCTGGCCCTGATGTCCGGCGTGGTCTCCCCCGGTGCCGCCTTTGTGCAGTGGGGCTGGCGCATTCCGTTCCTGCTCAGCTTCGTCCTGATCGTCGTCGGCTTCATGGTCCGCCGCAGCGTGGAGGAAAGCCCGGTCTTCGAGGAGATCGCCCAAAAGAAGCAGCAGACCCGCGTCCCCATTGTCGAACTGTTCAGGAAGCACTGGCTGCTGGTCATCATCGCGGCCCTGGTCTTCGCCGGCAACAACGCCGCAGGCTACATGACCACCGGCGGCTACATCCTCAGCTACGCCGCCAATCCCGCCGGGCTCGCCATGGACCGCACGGAGGTACTCCTCGCCGTGACCGGCTCCGCCGCGCTGTGGTTTATCTTCACGCTGATCTCCGGCTACCTCGCGGACGGCATCGGCCGCAAGAAGACCTACCTCATCGGCTACGGCTGCCTCATCGTCACGGTGTTCCCGCTGTTCTGGCTCGTAAACACCGGGAACATCTGGGCGCTGTTCCTCGGACTCGCCCTGTTCACGGTGGGCCTCGGCCTGACCTACGGCCCGCAGGCAGCCCTCTACAGCGAACTGTTCCCGGCATCCATCAGGTTCTCCGGCGTAGCGATCTCCTACGCGCTCGGTGCCATCATCGGCGGCGCCTTCGCCCCGATGATCGCCACTGCCCTGGTCCAGGCCACAGGGACAACGGCCTCGGTGTCCGTCTACCTGCTCATCGTGGCCCTCGTTTCAACGGCCGCCGTCCTGGTGATCCGGGAACGCCAGGGGATCGACCTGGGCATCAACAACCAGGCCGAGCAGGAGGTCGGCGCCACCGTCTTCGACCGGCGCCGGGCGGACTCGGCCGACGCTGCCAAGGCGGCCGCCGGCGTGTAA
- a CDS encoding aldehyde dehydrogenase family protein: METYDALLASITPGSGETRTIFDPATGGVVGEAPVHTIEDLETAVAAAAAAQPAWAALGHDARSAALLKAADAVERSAEELAQLLSREQGKPLNGPNARFEVGACAAWLRATAATELTPEVIVDDGETYAELHYQPIGVVGAIGPWNWPMMITIWQIAPALRMGNTAVVKPSKMTPLSVLALIKVLNEELPDGVLTVISGDREVGARLAEHPAVGKIMFTGSTAAGKAIIKSSADTVKRLTLELGGNDAGIVLPDADPKTIAQDLFWGAFINTGQTCAALKRLYVHDTIYDAVCDELTTTAKTMPMGNGLDENNVLGPLQNKAQYDIVATLVDAARASGARILLGGNPDPDQPGYFYPTTLVADIDNTNPLVTEEQFGPALPIIRYTTIDQAIDYANALDVGLGASVWSPNLTAAREVANRIQAGTVWINKHGAVDPRIPFGGAKQSGYGLEFGVEGLKHLGIPQIING, from the coding sequence TTGGAAACCTACGATGCCCTCCTCGCGTCCATCACCCCCGGCTCCGGCGAGACCCGGACTATTTTCGATCCGGCCACCGGCGGTGTCGTCGGCGAAGCCCCGGTCCATACCATTGAGGACCTCGAGACCGCGGTGGCCGCGGCCGCCGCCGCGCAGCCGGCCTGGGCCGCGCTGGGCCACGACGCCAGGTCAGCAGCGCTGCTCAAGGCCGCCGACGCCGTCGAACGCTCCGCCGAGGAACTCGCCCAGCTGCTCTCCCGCGAACAGGGCAAACCCCTCAACGGCCCCAACGCCCGCTTCGAGGTCGGCGCCTGCGCCGCCTGGCTCCGCGCCACCGCCGCCACCGAACTCACACCCGAAGTCATCGTGGACGACGGCGAAACCTACGCCGAACTCCACTACCAGCCCATCGGCGTCGTCGGCGCGATCGGCCCCTGGAACTGGCCCATGATGATCACCATCTGGCAAATCGCCCCCGCACTGCGCATGGGCAACACCGCCGTCGTCAAACCCTCCAAAATGACCCCGCTCTCCGTCCTGGCCCTGATCAAGGTCCTCAACGAAGAACTCCCCGACGGCGTCCTGACCGTCATCTCCGGCGACCGCGAAGTCGGCGCCCGCCTCGCCGAACACCCCGCCGTCGGCAAAATCATGTTCACCGGCTCCACCGCCGCCGGCAAAGCCATCATCAAATCCTCCGCCGACACCGTCAAACGCCTCACCCTGGAACTCGGCGGCAACGACGCCGGCATCGTCCTGCCCGACGCCGACCCCAAAACCATCGCCCAGGACCTGTTCTGGGGCGCCTTCATCAACACCGGCCAGACCTGCGCCGCCCTCAAACGCCTCTACGTCCACGACACCATCTACGACGCCGTCTGCGACGAACTCACCACCACCGCCAAAACCATGCCCATGGGCAACGGCCTGGACGAAAACAACGTCCTCGGCCCGCTCCAAAACAAAGCCCAGTACGACATCGTCGCCACCCTCGTCGACGCCGCCCGCGCCTCCGGCGCCCGCATCCTGCTCGGCGGCAACCCCGACCCCGACCAGCCCGGCTACTTCTACCCCACCACCCTCGTGGCCGACATCGACAACACCAACCCCCTCGTCACCGAAGAACAGTTCGGCCCCGCCCTGCCCATCATCCGCTACACCACCATCGACCAGGCCATCGACTACGCCAACGCCCTCGACGTCGGACTCGGCGCCTCCGTCTGGTCCCCCAACCTGACCGCAGCCCGCGAAGTCGCCAACCGCATCCAAGCCGGCACCGTCTGGATCAACAAACACGGCGCCGTGGACCCCCGCATCCCCTTCGGCGGCGCCAAACAATCCGGCTACGGCCTCGAATTCGGCGTCGAAGGCCTCAAACACCTCGGCATCCCCCAAATCATCAACGGCTAA
- a CDS encoding NAD-dependent succinate-semialdehyde dehydrogenase: MTTSPALSPALSTASVSPEREAALLASVPTGLLIGGQWRDASDGGTFDVHDPATGEVLATLASATSEDALAALDAADEVQASWARTAPRVRAEILRRAFDLVTERAEDFALLMTLEMGKPLAEARGEVTYGAEFLRWFSEETVRDYGRYLTTPEGKNKILVQHKPVGPCLLITPWNFPLAMATRKVAPAVAAGCTMVLKPAKLTPLTAQYFAQTMLDAGLPAGVLNVVPSSSASGISGPLLQDSRLRKVSFTGSTPVGKRLMADAAQNVLRTSMELGGNAPFIVFEDADVDAAVDGAMAAKMRNMGEACTAANRFLVHESVAQEFTAKFAAAMRALATGRGTEPGTNVGPLIDGGARDDVHALVTAAVDAGATAVTGGSPVDGPGYFYQPTVLGNVPNDAAILGQEIFGPVAPVTTFTTEDDAIRLANASEYGLASYLYSRDFNRLLRVAEQIEFGMVGFNAGVISNAAAPFGGVKQSGLGREGGTEGIAEYTTTQYIGIADPYSN, translated from the coding sequence ATGACCACTTCGCCCGCACTCTCCCCTGCCCTCTCAACGGCCTCCGTCTCTCCCGAACGCGAGGCCGCGCTCCTCGCGTCCGTGCCCACCGGCCTGCTCATCGGCGGCCAGTGGCGGGACGCGTCCGACGGCGGCACGTTCGACGTCCACGACCCCGCCACCGGGGAGGTCCTCGCCACCCTCGCCTCGGCCACCAGCGAAGACGCCCTCGCCGCGCTCGACGCGGCGGATGAAGTCCAGGCCTCCTGGGCACGGACCGCGCCCCGGGTGCGGGCGGAGATCCTGCGCCGGGCTTTCGATCTGGTCACCGAACGCGCCGAAGACTTCGCGCTGCTGATGACGCTGGAAATGGGCAAGCCGCTGGCCGAGGCCCGCGGCGAAGTCACCTACGGGGCCGAGTTCCTGCGCTGGTTCTCCGAGGAAACCGTCCGCGACTACGGCCGCTACCTCACCACGCCCGAGGGCAAAAACAAGATCCTCGTCCAGCACAAACCCGTCGGCCCGTGCCTGCTCATCACCCCGTGGAACTTCCCCCTCGCCATGGCCACCCGCAAGGTCGCCCCCGCCGTCGCTGCCGGGTGCACCATGGTCCTCAAACCCGCCAAACTCACCCCGCTCACCGCCCAGTACTTCGCCCAGACCATGCTCGACGCCGGCCTTCCCGCCGGCGTCCTCAACGTCGTCCCTTCCTCATCCGCGTCCGGGATCTCCGGGCCGCTGCTGCAGGACTCACGGCTGCGGAAGGTCTCCTTCACCGGCTCCACCCCCGTCGGCAAACGCCTGATGGCCGACGCCGCGCAGAACGTGCTCCGGACCTCCATGGAGCTCGGCGGCAACGCCCCGTTCATCGTGTTCGAGGACGCCGACGTCGACGCCGCCGTCGACGGGGCCATGGCCGCCAAAATGCGGAACATGGGCGAGGCCTGCACCGCCGCCAACCGCTTCCTCGTCCACGAATCCGTGGCGCAGGAGTTCACCGCCAAGTTCGCCGCAGCGATGCGTGCCCTGGCCACCGGCCGCGGCACCGAACCCGGCACCAACGTCGGCCCCCTCATCGACGGCGGAGCCCGCGATGACGTCCACGCCCTCGTCACCGCGGCTGTCGACGCCGGAGCCACCGCCGTCACCGGCGGATCACCCGTGGACGGACCCGGCTACTTCTACCAGCCCACAGTGCTGGGCAACGTGCCCAACGACGCCGCGATCCTCGGCCAGGAGATCTTCGGACCCGTCGCACCCGTCACCACCTTCACCACCGAGGACGACGCCATCCGGCTGGCCAACGCCAGCGAGTACGGTCTCGCCTCCTACCTCTACAGCCGAGACTTCAACCGCCTCCTGCGCGTGGCCGAACAAATCGAATTCGGCATGGTCGGCTTCAACGCCGGCGTCATCTCCAACGCCGCCGCACCCTTCGGCGGCGTCAAACAATCAGGACTCGGCCGCGAAGGCGGCACCGAAGGCATCGCCGAATACACCACCACCCAGTACATCGGCATCGCCGACCCCTACTCGAACTGA